A genome region from Coffea arabica cultivar ET-39 chromosome 7e, Coffea Arabica ET-39 HiFi, whole genome shotgun sequence includes the following:
- the LOC113700711 gene encoding uncharacterized protein, giving the protein MAGIDGDPDFVSIREYYAYKLQMRNDDESFLLHFGRLFQQYVVDMYVKLESQRLDYLRTQQEEFRKEFLQGIVDSIGTGEVRAANVGQRVFLPASFIGGPRNMRRKYIDAMTLVQKFGKPDIFLTMTCNPNWPEIKEHLLPTEEAQNRPDLVVRVFRAKLEELKNELLKKNIFGEVAAYTYVIEFQKRGLPHVHFLLILKPQHKMFIPDEYDKIVSAEIPDKTKYPHLYRMVKKHMMHGPCGVLNPSNVCMTKHGCCKNSYPKEYSEHTIQTLDSYPQYRRRNNGVKIKVRKQKLDNTWVVPHNAYLLAKFNCHINVEICSTIQAVKYIYKYICKGHDRISFHINSDNPNNQIDEIQQYQAARWVSPPEAVWRLFRFSMGEIKPAIIHLQLHLPNFQPIHFKKHENLNNIVKNPRNRKTMLTEFFYMNRTDSVAQELNCTYAQFPDHFVWLAKEKRWKIRDRGDSIGRINTAHPSEGERYYLRLLLSKVRAPKSFEDLMTHNGVQVTTFREAALLRGLLENDNSQEICLQEASLFHMPYEMRRLFATLLVYSCPNDPKQLWTKFEAVMSEDFMRNTSLSPTEIKRKVLEQINGFLQSMGKNIASFGLLPNNFSFSDVDNQTRDVLAEKNIKVLEEDLNAISLLNLNQTHAFEVISKRVYENKSGAFFVDGPGGTGKSFLYRALLADIRSKGYIALATATSGIAASILPGGRTAHSRFKIPIDTSQGRACKISKQSSLASMIKECKLIIWDEAPMCKRSAIEALNDFLRDLMNSDKIFGGKVIVLGGDFRQTLPVVRKGSQPETIAASLINSPIWPALEKLELTQNMRARFDPSFTDYLLRVGDGTDQTEDDSLIHLPSSILVSNGSQNASLHDLIDVVYPHIHYRSENPALPLNRAILTTKNHFVDEVNDILIDKFPGTAVEYLSFDRALNPNNQVQYEDFLNSLSPSGLPPYKLILKPGVPVILLRNLDPTEGLCNGTRLICKSLSKYVIHAQIAVGDFAGKDVFIHRIPLQPPTDEQYPIPYTRTQFSIRLCFAMTINKAQGQTLDYVGIYLKEPVFSHGQLYVALSRARTASQVKVLIKPPFFDKPRTDQTKNIVFREVLETSRIAAK; this is encoded by the coding sequence ATGGCAGGAATAGACGGCGATCCTGATTTCGTTTCCATCcgtgaatactatgcctataaATTGCAAATGAGAAATGATGATGAATCTTTCTTACTGCACTTTGGTAGGCTATTTCAGCAATATGTTGTTGATATGTATGTTAAACTTGAATCACAAAGATTAGATTATTTGAGAACCCAGCAAGAAGAATTTAGAAAAGAATTCTTACAAGGTATAGTAGACTCAATAGGTACTGGTGAAGTCCGGGCAGCAAATGTCGGTCAAAGAGTATTTTTACCAGCTAGCTTTATTGGAGGACCAAGAAATATGAGAAGAAAATACATAGATGCAATGACTTTGGTCCAAAAATTTGGCAAGCCGGATATATTCTTGACCATGACTTGCAATCCCAATTGGCCGGAAATAAAAGAACATTTATTGCCAACAGAGGAAGCCCAAAATCGACCAGATTTGGTTGTAAGGGTCTTTCGTGCTAAACTAGAAGAATTAAAGAATGaacttttgaagaaaaatatttttggagaaGTGGCAGCCTATACATATGTGATAGAATTTCAAAAAAGAGGCCTGCCacatgttcattttcttttaatcttaAAGCCTCAGCACAAAATGTTCATCCCTGATGAATATGATAAAATTGTGAGTGCAGAAATTCCAGATAAAACAAAATATCCGCACCTGTACAGAATGGTTAAAAAACACATGATGCACGGTCCTTGTGGTGTGTTGAACCCATCAAATGTTTGCATGACTAAGCATGGCTGCTGTAAAAATTCTTATCCAAAAGAGTATTCTGAGCATACAATTCAGACACTAGATTCCTATCCACAATATCGAAGAAGAAACAATGGTGTTAAGATTAAAGTCAGAAAACAAAAACTTGATAATACATGGGTTGTTCCTCATAATGCATATTTACTTGCTAAGTTCAATTGCCACATTAATGTTGAGATCTGCTCAACAATTCAGGCTGTCAAATATATTTACAAGTATATCTGCAAAGGCCATGATCGAATCAGTTTCCATATCAATTCTGATAATCCAAACAATCAGATTGATGAAATTCAGCAATACCAGGCAGCTCGGTGGGTTTCCCCGCCTGAAGCTGTTTGGAGACTATTTCGCTTTTCCATGGGAGAAATTAAACCAGCTATCATTCACCTTCAATTGCATCTTCCAAATTTTCAGCCAATTCACTTCAAGAAGCATGAGAATTTAAATAACATAGTCAAAAATCCAAGAAATAGGAAGACAATGTTGACTGAATTTTTCTATATGAATAGAACAGATTCAGTTGCACAAGAACTAAATTGCACATACGCTCAATTTCCAGACCATTTTGTCTGGTTAGCTAAAGAAAAACGCTGGAAAATTAGAGATAGGGGAGATTCTATAGGCCGAATAAATACAGCTCATCCATCTGAGGGAGAAAGATATTACCTTAGACTTCTTTTGTCTAAAGTTCGTGCTCCAAAGTCTTTTGAAGACTTAATGACTCACAATGGAGTGCAAGTTACCACCTTTCGTGAAGCAGCTCTCTTACGTGGCCTTCTTGAGAATGATAATAGTCAGGAAATTTGCCTACAAGAAGCGTCTCTTTTTCATATGCCTTATGAAATGAGACGCCTTTTTGCTACGCTATTAGTTTATTCCTGTCCTAATGACCCCAAACAGCTATGGACAAAATTTGAGGCTGTCATGTCCGAAGATTTCATGAGAAATACTTCTTTGTCTCCTACAGAAATCAAACGAAAAGTTTTAGAGCAAATAAATGGTTTTCTACAGTCAATGGGAAAAAATATAGCTTCGTTTGGCTTACTTCCTAATAATTTCTCATTCTCAGATGTAGACAACCAAACAAGAGATGTATTGGCTgaaaaaaacataaaagttcTTGAAGAGGACTTAAATGCAATTTCTTTGCTTAATCTGAACCAAACGCATGCATTTGAAGTTATATCTAAAAGAGTTTATGAAAATAAGAGTGGTGCATTTTTTGTTGATGGCCCTGGTGGAACTGGAAAATCTTTTCTTTATAGAGCGTTGTTAGCTGATATTAGATCAAAGGGATATATAGCATTAGCGACAGCCACATCAGGTATCGCTGCATCAATACTACCTGGAGGTAGAACTGCTCATTCTCGGTTTAAAATACCAATTGATACCTCACAGGGTAGAGCATGCAAAATTAGTAAGCAAAGCAGTTTGGCAAGTATGATTAAGGAAtgcaaattaattatttggGATGAGGCTCCAATGTGCAAGAGATCTGCGATTGAAGCTTTAAATGATTTTCTTAGAGATCTTATGAATTCAGATAAGATTTTTGGTGGGAAAGTAATTGTTCTTGGGGGTGATTTCAGGCAAACCTTACCAGTAGTTCGTAAGGGAAGCCAACCTGAAACCATTGCTGCTTCTTTGATTAATTCCCCTATCTGGCCAGCTCTTGAAAAATTAGAGCTCACACAAAACATGAGGGCTCGATTTGATCCCTCATTCACCGATTACTTATTAAGGGTTGGTGATGGCACTGACCAAACTGAAGATGACAGTCTCATACACCTGCCTTCTTCTATTTTGGTTAGCAACGGTTCACAGAATGCATCACTTCATGACCTGATAGATGTGGTTTATCCCCACATCCATTATAGATCAGAAAATCCTGCCTTGCCATTAAATCGAGCAATCCTCACTACAAAGAATCATTTTGTGGATGAAGTGAATGATATCTTAATTGATAAATTTCCAGGTACAGCAGTAGAATATCTGAGTTTCGACCGAGCTTTGAATCCAAATAACCAAGTTCAATATGAAGATTTTTTAAACTCCTTATCTCCCAGTGGCCTTCCACCCTATAAGCTAATCTTGAAACCTGGTGTTCCTGTGATATTACTTAGGAACCTGGACCCTACTGAGGGTCTTTGCAATGGAACAAGATTAATTTGTAAAAGTTTGAGCAAATATGTCATTCATGCTCAAATAGCTGTAGGAGATTTTGCTGGAAAAGATGTCTTCATCCATAGAATTCCCTTACAACCTCCAACTGATGAACAATATCCTATTCCATATACAAGGACTCAATTTTCAATTCGCTTGTGCTTTGCCATGACAATAAACAAAGCTCAAGGACAAACACTTGATTATGTTGGTATCTATTTGAAGGAACCGGTGTTTTCCCATGGCCAGCTCTATGTTGCATTATCACGAGCAAGAACTGCTTCTCAAGTCAAAGTGCTCATTAAACCTCCCTTTTTTGACAAGCCTAGAACAGACCAGACAAAAAATATTGTATTTAGAGAAGTTCTTGAAACTTCTCGCATAGCTGCCAAGTAA
- the LOC113700712 gene encoding putative late blight resistance protein homolog R1A-3 gives MEISCSSSRSCFELALEYIRCLHGITQRCGYLIWRLQTGVRLLQGFDLYLTKCRRRRNHETCLEQDEKEKDVTSSRIQDLITRRMQDLEFACSGCSDHSRSLHSTRVESELTIFLEAVKLFLETDINESCINYLLDCYWLRDPELVIDFIDSVSENVVKIDVFDSKRLNEKLMFLKSFIRFAMLCCVKGQQLIDLLIHAEVVSINTLRLASIWWFNKGIGNYEERKEMILQISRLIDEKINPGDPRIRETYIHVLTAAKLSRSSDISDLEKIKHLVADFMDCLVHNIKELLRSCTNILVPIMNQILKLLEGLRFLTILLRHQEEFKELSHEMKNLIGVVACDAAVVIFSLSVNQIEEGLAKETDLALFHLLKVLKFVRAEVTDPVTLFSPFGFPRTNELGSMDFLLENLKELENCSETDDSIAFPKDQIHTVLEDLIFLRSFLVKIADQRNRNGKLQALWSRVMEVAHRAEFVIDSIVVGDKHEFLERVARDIQLLRTEALETYDSTMHDCGAQRTTQKSFRIESKCRTPMLNEVLVGLDDEVKAIIHGLTRGSKLLDFVSIVGMAGLGKTTLANRVCNDPLILSHFHILARCTVSQVYSMHSLLVQLLCSISSRSPGEYLEMDESDLVHKLYKLLKRNTYLIFLDDVWEIKAWNLLERALPDDANGSRILFTSRIQLQFKPDTKAHHLRHLTDEESWTLLQKKLFGKDGFPPTLGEAGSQIAKLCRGLPLTVVLVAGILDNTAEDYWEEVAKSLTSSIVLDDEYCMKTLELSYSHLSDDLKPCLLYFGAYKEDENVPVRRLLWLWISEGFVRKIEGKSLEDVADDYLKDLVDRSLVMVSEQRTMGGAKACRLHDLVHEFCVKKAKEENFLHVLHSQNGPFVLTSPSNLHRVCNPMNGELMLEFSNVRSLLLFKGDDLGFWLPELLRVLDLGELEFVAHFPMEVFSLAHLRYLALRTRKVNFIPAAIANLSRLQTFLLRGNKADCLLPNTIWNIKTLRHLWTPDSTLGFIFPVENLEVSPGLDHLDSLSLAIDPSSQSLQKILTKLPNICRLRCKKTASREKCTGDGILVFDCLSRLESLTLCYFGRYRFKFPLNLKKLTLEQNGQPWSEISTIGKLPNLEVLKLLFYSFVGEEWEMKQGEFPKLRVLKLSRLWDFRRWTASSDNFPRLEKLVVHDCEKLKEVPSCLGECPTLEMIEVKRCRESLASSVKQIQQEQIDMGNEALKIIIEDCVDARSSSQEEEGESYPSQEV, from the coding sequence ATGGAGATATCCTGCAGCAGTAGCCGTAGTTGCTTTGAGCTCGCTCTAGAATATATTCGCTGCTTGCATGGTATAACCCAACGGTGCGGTTATCTTATCTGGAGGCTGCAGACGGGGGTAAGACTATTACAAGGCTTTGATCTGTATCTGACAAAGTGTAGGAGGAGGAGGAACCATGAAACCTGTTTGGAACAAGATGAGAAGGAGAAGGATGTTACGtcttcaagaattcaagatctGATTACCAGGAGAATGCAAGATCTTGAATTTGCTTGCAGCGGATGCTCGGATCATTCTCGATCGCTTCATTCGACTCGTGTTGAAAGTGAGCTCACCATATTCCTGGAAGCAGTCAAGTTGTTTCTCGAAACAGATATCAACGAATCGTGCATCAACTATCTGCTGGACTGTTACTGGCTGCGAGATCCAGAGCTAGTTATTGATTTCATCGATTCTGTTTCCGAGAATGTGGTGAAAATTGACGTATTCGATTCCAAACGTCTCAACGAGAAGCTAATGTTCTTGAAGAGTTTCATTCGCTTTGCCATGCTTTGCTGTGTCAAGGGTCAGCAATTGATAGATCTCTTGATTCACGCCGAAGTGGTGTCTATCAACACATTACGCCTAGCTTCTATATGGTGGTTTAACAAAGGCATAGGTAATTATGAGGAACGCAAGGAAATGATACTTCAAATTTCTCGACTAATAGATGAGAAGATTAATCCCGGTGATCCCCGGATCCGAGAAACTTACATCCATGTCTTGACGGCTGCAAAGTTATCAAGATCATCAGACATTTCAGATCTGGAGAAGATTAAGCATCTAGTAGCTGACTTTATGGATTGTCTCGTTCACAATATTAAGGAGCTGCTGAGATCTTGTACCAATATTCTTGTTCCGATTATGAATCAAATACTAAAACTCCTTGAGGGGCTAAGATTCCTGACAATCCTTCTCAGGCATCAGGAGGAGTTCAAAGAGCTATCCCATGAAATGAAGAATCTTATTGGAGTTGTGGCCTGTGATGCAGCGGTTgtaattttctctctttctgtGAATCAAATCGAAGAAGGCTTGGCCAAGGAAACCGATCTTGCTCTTTTTCATTTGCTTAAAGTGCTCAAGTTTGTTAGGGCAGAAGTTACTGATCCAGTGACATTATTCTCGCCATTTGGTTTTCCTAGGACCAATGAGTTGGGCTCTATGGATTTTCTCCTTGAAAATCTGAAGGAACTAGAAAATTGTAGTGAGACTGATGATTCAATTGCATTCCCGAAAGATCAAATCCACACAGTCCTAGAAGATCTCATATTCTTAAGATCTTTCCTTGTCAAGATAGCAGACCAGCGCAACCGGAATGGAAAACTCCAAGCTCTTTGGAGTCGTGTTATGGAGGTTGCGCACAGGGCAGAGTTTGTCATTGACTCTATCGTGGTTGGTGataaacatgaatttttggAAAGAGTTGCTAGAGATATCCAGCTTTTGAGGACTGAGGCCCTTGAAACCTATGATAGCACGATGCATGACTGTGGAGCTCAGAGAACTACCCAGAAATCTTTCCGCATTGAGTCAAAATGTCGCACCCCAATGTTGAATGAAGTTCTGGTGGGTCTTGATGATGAGGTAAAGGCAattattcatggtcttaccaggGGTTCAAAGCTGTTGGATTTTGTTTCAATTGTGGGTATGGCTGGACTTGGTAAGACAACATTGGCCAATAGAGTTTGCAATGATCCattaattttgagccactttCATATCCTTGCTCGGTGTACTGTTTCTCAAGTGTATAGCATGCACAGTTTGTTAGTTCAGCTTTTATGTAGTATTTCTTCTAGAAGTCCTGGGGAATATCTTGAGATGGATGAAAGTGATTTGGTTCACAAGCTGTACAAACTTTTAAAGAGAAATACGTATCTCATTTTTTTGGATGATGTGTGGGAGATTAAGGCATGGAATTTGCTGGAGAGAGCATTGCCCGATGATGCTAACGGAAGTCGGATTCTCTTCACCAGCAGAATTCAATTGCAATTCAAACCTGATACCAAGGCTCACCATCTCCGCCACCTTACTGATGAAGAGAGTTGGACGTTGCTGCAGAAAAAGCTATTTGGCAAAGATGGTTTTCCTCCGACATTAGGTGAAGCTGGATCTCAAATAGCAAAATTATGTAGGGGCTTACCTCTCACAGTTGTTCTTGTTGCTGGAATTCTTGATAATACTGCAGAAGACTATTGGGAAGAAGTTGCGAAGAGTCTAACTTCCAGTATTGTCCTTGATGACGAATACTGCATGAAGACGCTTGAGCTGAGTTACAGTCATTTATCGGATGATTTGAAGCCATGCCTTCTTTACTTTGGTGCATATAAAGAAGATGAAAATGTTCCTGTCCGAAGGTTGTTATGGCTCTGGATCTCTGAAGGCTTCGTGCGAAAGATTGAAGGAAAGAGCTTAGAGGATGTGGCAGATGACTATTTGAAGGATCTGGTTGATAGAAGTTTAGTCATGGTTTCCGAACAAAGAACTATGGGTGGTGCCAAAGCCTGCCGACTTCACGATTTGGTACATGAGTTTTGTGTGAAAAAAGCCAAAGAAGAAAACTTTCTACATGTTTTGCATAGTCAGAATGGTCCTTTTGTTCTTACTAGCCCAAGCAACCTCCACCGAGTTTGTAATCCAATGAATGGGGAGTTAATGCTAGAATTTTCCAATGTACGTAGTTTGTTATTGTTTAAGGGGGATGATTTGGGGTTTTGGTTACCTGAACTTCTAAGAGTGTTGGATTTGGGGGAATTGGAGTTTGTTGCACATTTTCCAATGGAAGTATTTTCGCTTGCTCACTTGAGATACTTGGCTCTTCGTACTAGAAAAGTAAATTTCATCCCAGCTGCAATAGCTAACCTCTCAAGGTTACAAACTTTTCTGCTACGAGGAAACAAAGCTGATTGTTTGTTACCCAATACTATCTGGAACATTAAGACATTGAGGCATCTATGGACTCCAGATTCCACtttgggttttatttttcctgttgaAAATCTTGAAGTATCCCCAGGTTTAGATCATTTAGACAGTTTAAGCCTTGCCATTGATCCCTCCTCTCAAAGCTTGCAAAAGATACTGACAAAGTTACCAAACATCTGCAGGCTAAGATGTAAGAAGACGGCATCAAGAGAAAAATGTACTGGAGATGGAATTCTCGTGTTTGACTGCTTGAGTCGACTAGAATCACTTACTCTGTGTTACTTTGGCAGATACAGATTTAAATTCCCgttgaatttgaagaagttgactCTAGAACAAAATGGGCAGCCATGGAGTGAAATCTCAACAATTGGAAAGTTGCCCAATCTTGAAGTGCTTAAATTACTCTTTTACTCCTTTGTTGGGGAAGAATGGGAAATGAAACAAGGGGAGTTCCCTAAGCTCCGAGTCTTGAAATTGTCAAGGTTGTGGGACTTTCGCAGGTGGACTGCATCTTCTGATAATTTTCCCCGTCTTGAGAAATTGGTTGTGCACGATTGTGAGAAGTTGAAAGAGGTGCCTTCTTGTTTAGGGGAATGTCCTACTcttgaaatgattgaggtgaaacGATGTCGCGAGTCTCTTGCAAGTTCAGTGAAGCAAATTCAACAAGAACAGATAGATATGGGAAATGAGGCTCTAAAGATCATAATTGAAGATTGTGTTGATGCGCGGAGTTCCagccaagaagaagaaggagagtCATATCCCTCACAAGAAGTCTAA